In the Sarcophilus harrisii chromosome 1, mSarHar1.11, whole genome shotgun sequence genome, one interval contains:
- the DMAC1 gene encoding distal membrane-arm assembly complex protein 1, giving the protein MATSTSSSSPAASAPTAAPDRTPLMGGCLSCRILSGIGLLGAGGYVYWAARRPMKLGYAPGPGTIFQMVVGIGIACWGFVILVDPVGKNYPTDAKK; this is encoded by the exons ATGGCTACCAGCACGTCGTCGTCGTCCCCTGCAGCGTCCGCCCCAACCGCAGCTCCGGACAGAACCCCATTAATGGGGGGTTGCCTGAGCTGCCGCATTTTATCGGGAATAGGGCTGTTGGGGGCGGGCGGCTATGTGTACTGGGCGGCGCGGCGGCCCATGAAGCTTGGCTATGCTCCCGGCCCCGGGACCATCTTCCAGATGGTCGTTGGCATTG GCATCGCCTGTTGGGGATTTGTCATACTGGTGGATCCTGTAGGAAAAAATTATCCCACAGACGCAAAGAAGTGA